The sequence below is a genomic window from Neomicrococcus aestuarii.
GCAGCCGTCATGCGGGACGCGGCTGAGGCCACGGCGGAGTCATAGTTGAGGACTGAAAGGATGAACGTTTCCAAGATGCACGCTTCGGCGAACGTTGATTCCACAATCAGGATGGGTGAACCTGGGAAGTAGATGTCACCTTCGGCGTAACCGTACACATTTCCGGAGAACTTGAAGTTCGCGAGGTACTCGAGCGTCTCTTCGTTAACGACCTTCTTTTCCCGCAGAAATTCAATCTGCTCCGGAAGGAATCGGAAGTTCTGCAAGCCCTCGAGGACACGTCCGGTGCCGGCAACTACGCCGTAGCGGCGACCATCTGGCAAGCGGCGAGCAAATGCTTCAAAGACGCTCTTGCGGTGTGCGGTTCCGGATTTCAGCGATGCTTGAAGCATCGTGAGCTCGTAGTGGTCCGTGAGTAGGGCTGTTGATGGAAGATTCATGCTTTCCTCGTTCGCAAAGTCAGGAGCACAATCGCGCGCGGCGACGTACGTATCTCCTCACACTTTAGCCACAACTGCGGGCTCGGTGACGCATAGCGCGCGTAGAATACCCGTATGGCTTTACCGGACACGATCGTAAGAGAAGACACGGATACCCGCGTCGATGAGCGGGTTCAAGAAGCGACGCCCTACGTCCTCATTGTCTGGAATGACCCGGTCAACCTGATGACCTACGTCAGTTATGTTTTCCAGAGCTACTTCGGCTACAGCAAGTCGAAGGCTAAAAGGCTCATGCTGGAAGTGCACCGCGATGGGAAGTCCGTGGTTGCCACGGGTTCTAAAGAGAAAATTGAGGCAGACACGTTCGCTATGCACGAATTTGGTCTGTGGGCTACGTTCCAGAAAGCAGATGAATCGTAATGGCGCGAGGATTCAAGTCAACGGCCGCAGGAATTGTGGCGGGTTTTGATGCGGGCGAGATTGGCTTGCTTCGCGAGTTACTTGCGGATGTTGCGGAGCTTTTAGAGAACGACGTCGCAGCACCGGAAAGTGCCACCACTAGCGACCCGCTGTGGGCACTGACGGGCATGGTTCCAGAATCCGTGGGTTTGCATGAATCTGAAGACGCCGTCGTTCAGCGGTTGATTCCCACAGTTGCTTCTTCGGATGCTGAAGAGTCTGCGGAGTATCGTCGTCTGACGGAGCAGAGCCTTGTCAGCGCCAAACTGGGGCATTTGAAGTCCTCGATTGAGATTCTCGAGCGCACCCCTTTGGTGATTTCAACGGATGAAGCGGTGGTGCTCTCGAAGTCGTTGAATTCCGCGCGACTCGCTCTGGCGGAGCGGCTGGATATCAAGGATGAGAAAGACGCCGAAAGCATCTACATGATGGTGGATCACTCGGATGCCAGTACTGATCGAGACCAGATGGCTCTTGTCTACAATTTCGTTTCTTGGGTCCAAGAATCGCTCATGAATGCCTTGCTAAAACGTATGTAATACTCACCACCGCCGCGCCAGATTCCGGCTTTTCTCACGGCGGGCGAGTATTCTCGACACATCATGCCTCGACACAACGATCGCTTTACCCAGCTCACGGAGGGTTCTCTGGGGGAACCTTTCGCGCCGCATCCGGACGCGCCTATCGGCATTTTCGATTCCGGAGTCGGCGGTCTCACCGTAGCGCGCGCAGTCCTCGATCAGCTGCCAGCAGAGTCCACCGTATATGTGGGGGATACCAAGAACAGTCCCTACGGACCTTTGCCGATCGCCCAGGTTCGCGCGAACGCGCTCGGCGTCATGGATGAGCTCGTGGCTGCAGGCGTCAAGATTCTGGTCATTGCCTGCAACTCAGCGTCCGCGGCCGTGCTGCGCGATGCGCGCGAGCGGTACACCGGTGGGTACGGGATACCTGTGGTCGAAGTGATTCAGCCAGCAGTGCGCCGCGCTGTCATGGCAACACGCAACGGAAAAATCGGTGTTATCGGCACCGAGGCGACTGTTGGCTCAAGAGCCTACGAGGACGCATTCGCGGCCGCTCCCCACTTGGAGATTGTCTCCGCCGCCGCACCGCGATTCGTCGAGTTCGTCGAGCGCGGCATCACCTCGGGTGACGAACTGATTCAGACGGCCACCGAGTACCTGGCGCCCATCATGGATGCCGGCGTCGACACTCTAGTTTTGGGTTGCACTCACTACCCGCTGTTGACCGGCGTGATCTCCTACGTGGTGGGGGATTCAGTGACGCTGGTGTCCAGTGCCGAGGAAACCGCGAAAGACGTCTTTCGCGAGCTCACTCGACACGGGCTCATGCGGCAAGAGTCGTTGCCGCCAACGCACGACTTCTTGGCCACCGGCGACGCTCAAAGTTTTGAAGTCTTGGCCCGACGCTTCCTTGGCCCAGAGGTGCTTGGCGTTCAGCACGCCGACCACGTTGCGGCTCATTTTCCCACCGGCGTCATGGCAAGAATTACCCCCGAAATGCTCGAAGAAGCTCGCATTAAGAGCCTTGCGAAGGGATCACAGTGAAACTGACCATTATCGGCAGCACGGGTTCGTTTCCCGGTCCCAGCTCTCCAGCGTCGTGTTATCTCGTCAGCGCCCATGACGGACAACGGCCCTGGCGAATCCTCCTAGATCTGGGTAGCGGTTCGCTTGGCGTGTTGCAGCGCTACATGGACCTCAAGGACATCGACGGCGTGTTCTTGTCCCACTTGCACCCGGACCACTGCATGGATCTGTGCGGGTTGCACGTCGCAGTACGTTGGGACCCCATGGGCTGGGGTCGCGATCGCATCAAGGTGTGGGGTCCAGCGGACACCGCAGAACGCATGGCCACCGCGTACGGGATGGATCCCGAACCTGGCATGACCGAAGAATTTGACTTCATTAACTGGGTTCCGCGCCAAGTCGTTGAGCTAGGACCTTTCCGGATTACTGCTTACCCGGTACGTCACCCCACCCCGGAGGCGTACGCCATCCGCGTAGAAGCCACCGAGGATCTCTTTGGCGATGTTCGTACCTCGGTACTGACGTATTCGGGGGACACTGACTCGTGCGAAGGACTCATCG
It includes:
- the clpS gene encoding ATP-dependent Clp protease adapter ClpS, with amino-acid sequence MALPDTIVREDTDTRVDERVQEATPYVLIVWNDPVNLMTYVSYVFQSYFGYSKSKAKRLMLEVHRDGKSVVATGSKEKIEADTFAMHEFGLWATFQKADES
- a CDS encoding DUF2017 family protein, producing the protein MARGFKSTAAGIVAGFDAGEIGLLRELLADVAELLENDVAAPESATTSDPLWALTGMVPESVGLHESEDAVVQRLIPTVASSDAEESAEYRRLTEQSLVSAKLGHLKSSIEILERTPLVISTDEAVVLSKSLNSARLALAERLDIKDEKDAESIYMMVDHSDASTDRDQMALVYNFVSWVQESLMNALLKRM
- the murI gene encoding glutamate racemase, producing the protein MPRHNDRFTQLTEGSLGEPFAPHPDAPIGIFDSGVGGLTVARAVLDQLPAESTVYVGDTKNSPYGPLPIAQVRANALGVMDELVAAGVKILVIACNSASAAVLRDARERYTGGYGIPVVEVIQPAVRRAVMATRNGKIGVIGTEATVGSRAYEDAFAAAPHLEIVSAAAPRFVEFVERGITSGDELIQTATEYLAPIMDAGVDTLVLGCTHYPLLTGVISYVVGDSVTLVSSAEETAKDVFRELTRHGLMRQESLPPTHDFLATGDAQSFEVLARRFLGPEVLGVQHADHVAAHFPTGVMARITPEMLEEARIKSLAKGSQ
- a CDS encoding MBL fold metallo-hydrolase encodes the protein MKLTIIGSTGSFPGPSSPASCYLVSAHDGQRPWRILLDLGSGSLGVLQRYMDLKDIDGVFLSHLHPDHCMDLCGLHVAVRWDPMGWGRDRIKVWGPADTAERMATAYGMDPEPGMTEEFDFINWVPRQVVELGPFRITAYPVRHPTPEAYAIRVEATEDLFGDVRTSVLTYSGDTDSCEGLIEAAEDADLFLCEAAYEEGRDDAIQGIHLTGKRAGEAATEAGVRRLLLTHIPVWTDTNTVINEAAEVYEGGLAAAVSGVTYGVLSGDRLEPPKTSAMSRIPAPKSNTRALPRQ